One Nicotiana sylvestris chromosome 12, ASM39365v2, whole genome shotgun sequence genomic window carries:
- the LOC138883213 gene encoding uncharacterized protein, translating to MHDLGSQVSVAYKDLCPFPDVQLSAGFKMPKFDLYEGHGDPVAHLRGFCSKMRGAGGKDELLIAYFGQSLSGSALEWYTRQDPARWYTWDDLAQAFIGHFQYNLEIVPDRLSLLKLEKKPGESFRKFGFRWREQAARVDPPMRESEMVDYFLQTLKPTYFGHLVTAFGKSFNEVVKMGAMVEEGLKSNKIMSYSAINATTQAIQSGTGGVLGKKKKEEVATVEASTWSRSSNPPPYYNQPRPHHPNYPYTPYDPPQHYYPPPEPPFSVHHAQTYTHPPAHPQWRAQGAEPKKPSQTVMMIRSTEAKEKEKAVRAKPATQPKGVDDKPVVVIGKGSSVVAKKPEPAKSVVPGASSAPVVVVKRTYIEPVVIKPVVQLPVVDSIAVPWKYEKVVVTYKGKEIEEESCEAQGLMQSGRCFAPEELRKARATKNNPVLVKKAVTEEEAEEFLKKMKVQDYSIVEQLRKTPAQILLLSLLIHSDEHRRALMKILNEAHVPEKISVNHLETIASKIFEANRVTFSDDELPVEGTEHNKAFYLTVKCEDSVVTRVLIDNGSNANIYPLSTLNKLKVDDDRIHKNSICV from the exons atgcacgATTTAGGCAGCCAAGTtagcgtggcctacaaagaccTATGCCCATTTCCCGACGTTCAGTTgtctgcggggtttaaaatgccgaagtttgacttgtatgaggggcacggtgacccagtagcccatctgcgtggtttttgtagcaagatgagaggtgctggggggaaagacgaattgttgatagcatattttggTCAAAGCTTGAGCGGGTCCGctctggaatggtacacgagacaggatCCCGccagatggtacacatgggatgatcttgcacaggcattcattggccattttcagtataatcttgagatagtccccgaccgtctatcactgttaaaacttgagaaaaagcccggAGAGAGCTTTAGaaagtttggtttccgctggagagagcaagctgcaagggttgaccCCCCAATGagggaaagtgaaatggtggattactttctGCAGACTTTAAAGCCAACATACTTTGGGCACCTGGTGACGGCATTCGGTAAGTCTTTTAACGAGGTGGTGAAGATGGGAGCCATGGTCGAGGAAGGTTTGAAAtccaataaaatcatgagctattctgcgattaacgcaaccactcaggccatccaaagtggtactggtggtgtgcttggaaagaagaagaaggaagaagtcgcaacagttgaagctagtacttggtccagatccagcaACCCTCCACCCTATTATAACCagcccagaccccaccacccaaattatCCGTATACCCCATATGACccaccacaacattactatccaccaccagagccacccttttctgtccatcacgcccagACATATACCCATCCCCCGGCGcacccgcaatggcgtgcacag GGAGCAGAGCCTAAAAAGCCCTCGCAGACGGTCATGATGATCCGTTCTACTGAAGCCAAGGAGAAAGAAAAGGCAGTTAGGGCAAAGCCAGCAACTCAGCCAAAaggggtagatgacaagccagtggTGGTAATAGGGAAAGGGTCATCCGTCGTCGCAAAGAAGCCAGAGCCAGCCAAGTCAGTGGTACCAGGGGCATCATCtgcgcccgtggttgttgtgaaaaggacctacatagaaccagttgtcataaagccggtagtccaattacctGTGGTTGATAGCATAgccgtaccgtggaaatatgaaaaggtagtggtgacatacaaaggaaaggaaattgaggaagagagttgtgaggcgcagggattAATGcagtcgggacgttgttttgctcccgaagagttgagaaaggccagGGCTACTAAAAACAATCCAGTACTAGTCAAGAAGGCTGTGACGGaggaagaagcggaagagtttttgaaaaagatgaaagtacaggattattccattgttgaacaactgagaaaaacgcCGGCCCAGATCttgttgttgtcattactgatccattcggacgagcatcgtcgagctttgatgaagatattgaatgaagctcatgtgcccgaaAAAATATCAGTAAACCACCTAGAGACAATTGCCAGcaaaatctttgaggcaaacagggTGACATTTTCTGACgatgaattgcccgtggagggcacagaacataataaagctttctacttgacggtcaagtgtgaagattcAGTGGTTACTCGGGTGTTGATCGATAATGGTTCCAATGCCAATATCTATCCTTTgtctacattgaacaagttgaaggttgatgatgacagaattcataagaatagcatctgcgtttga